A stretch of the Triplophysa dalaica isolate WHDGS20190420 chromosome 19, ASM1584641v1, whole genome shotgun sequence genome encodes the following:
- the LOC130407582 gene encoding lymphocyte antigen 6B-like: protein MHLNIFTVLIFTLFAEGHSLKCYQCRGPLGQCVSKEMTCPSGDAVCASQITVESIGAASTSIQMKTCTQPKECFNGSINYGITRSALTMKCCNTDLCNSRDVSDTSSNTPNGKQCYYCENDSCFNKLNCLGSEDHCIEVKANSESTSETLKGCASKTLCDAVSQIPQYGGYSCCQGNLCNSAKSITQNLLILLSWPFISYIMFH from the exons ATGCATCTGAACATCTTCACCGTTCTCATTTTCACTCTTTTTGCTGAAG GACACTCGCTCAAATGTTATCAGTGCAGAGGTCCGCTGGGTCAATGTGTCAGTAAAGAGATGACGTGTCCCTCTGGAGATGCTGTATGTGCAAGTCAAATAACGGTAGAATCCATTG gaGCCGCTTCAACAAGCATACAGATGAAAACCTGTACACAGCCAAAGGAGTGTTTTAATGGATCTATCAACTACGGCATTACAAGATCAGCATTAACTATGAAGTGCTGTAACACAGACCTCTGTAACAGCCGAGATGTTTCAG ATACCAGCTCTAACACCCCCAATGGAAAACAATGTTACTACTGTGAAAATGACAGTTgctttaataaattaaactgcTTAGGATCTGAAGACCACTGCATTGAAGTAAAAG CAAATTCGGAATCTACGTCAGAGACTCTTAAGGGATGTGCATCTAAAACCCTTTGTGATGCCGTATCACAAATACCTCAATATGGAGGCTACTCATGCTGTCAGGGGAATCTGTGTAACAGCGCTAAGAGCATCACTCAGAACCTCCTCATTCTCCTCTCATGGCCGTTCATCTCCTACATCATGTTTCACTGA
- the stbd1 gene encoding uncharacterized protein stbd1: MKHSKPIALDRNDIHVLLDLIGGHGVAVAVGILAMLSVCAAYFIYRSAGQRGRACENNGSETTAATEDGRERGDQPTETESTGEYQEAKTCCSESETREEKNLLASDNIILPTDVSEKDLNESTLRDLEEITDELLTELEPESEDKTDSDLDQCMEMDPDKPDDKLESDDQSEHGRECAEDTCEALSDVNVQLTQLEETDEPVKDETEEHLKDHDKSETGLSSDRDEPSETESAQGIIYKRHQDVIAYTTLDDLHGHVFTAQSKYISDQAVDLSTHNKIRFEVDHKTITLEENSKTKFEDHHDWRFPRTKDSDCCCNDKKTDMEENIKCRPWFHCGSPDVDTLIKHHSNRFDYPLQNYLGFQTDSSFIGGSSTQVSLSGERKSDEGGLATEKKHERKNEISIMDAIMDNNEWLNVGGQEFRDLPWLTQTATSVSSVDEKHAKEGKEEPVVTLKDSLAKGDDALANKRVATVQPLPQQVHVTFRIHYITHSSSQLVAVTGSLQELGAWESFVPLHRAKDGFWANTVTLPMESQVEWKFVLVEDGKICRWEECGNRYLVFSGQDEELYLNKCWGCI, translated from the exons ATGAAACACAGCAAACCGATTGCGCTGGATCGCAACGACATTCATGTCCTGCTGGATTTGATCGGTGGACACGGTGTCGCGGTCGCCGTGGGGATCCTCGCCATGCTGTCGGTGTGCGCCGCGTATTTCATTTACAGATCCGCAGGTCAGCGTGGGAGGGCTTGCGAGAATAACGGGAGCGAGACGACCGCAGCAACGGAAgatggaagagagagaggggatcAGCCAACCGAGACCGAGTCAACAG GTGAATATCAGGAAGCAAAGACATGCTGCAGTGAATCAGAGACTAGAGAGGAGAAAAACCTGTTAGCCTCTGACAACATCATCCTCCCTACTGATGTTTCAGAGAAAGACCTGAATGAAAGCACTCTCAGAGATCTGGAGGAGATTACAGATGAGCTCTTAACAGAATTGGAACCTGAATCAGAAGACAAAACGGACTCCGATCTGGATCAATGCATGGAAATGGATCCTGACAAACCCGATGATAAACTGGAGTCTGATGATCAGAGTGAGCATGGTCGTGAATGTGCGGAAGATACCTGTGAAGCTTTGTCTGACGTTAATGTACAGTTAACCCAATTAGAGGAGACCGATGAGCCGGTCAAGGACGAAACGGAGGAACATTTAAAAGATCATGACAAGTCTGAGACCGGCTTGAGCTCAGACAGGGATGAGCCGTCTGAAACAGAAAGCGCCCAGGGGATCATTTATAAGAGACATCAAGATGTTATCGCATATACAACTCTGGACGATTTGCATGGTCACGTGTTCACCGCTCAAAGCAAGTATATTTCGGACCAAGCTGTAGATCTGTCCACTCATAATAAGATCAGATTTGAGGTCGACCACAAAACTATAACATTGGAGGAGAATTCAAAAACCAAGTTTGAGGATCACCACGATTGGCGTTTCCCAAGGACAAAAGACTCGGATTGCTGTTGCAATGATAAAAAGACCGATATGGAGGAAAATATCAAATGCCGGCCATGGTTTCACTGCGGAAGCCCAGATGTGGACACACTGATCAAACACCACAGCAACAGGTTTGACTATCCCCTGCAAAACTATTTGGGCTTCCAAACCGACAGTTCCTTCATTGGTGGATCCTCCACACAGGTGAGCCTCTCAGGTGAGAGAAAATCAGATGAGGGCGGTTTGGCAACGGAGAAGAAACATGAACGCAAGAATGAGATTAGCATCATGGACGCCATAATGGATAATAATGAGTGGCTGAATGTAGGTGGGCAAGAGTTCAGAGATCTTCCCTGGTTAACCCAGACTGCCACCAGCGTTTCGTCCGTTGACGAAAAACACGCGAAAGAAGGAAAAGAAGAGCCCGTTGTCACACTGAAGGACAGTTTGGCTAAAGGAGACGATGCGCTTGCAAATAAAAGGGTAGCAACTGTTCAGCCCCTACCACAACAGGTTCACGTCACCTTCAGAATTCATTACATTACACACTCTTCCAGCCAGCTGGTGGCTGTTACGGGGAGCCTGCAGGAGTTGGGGGCTTGGGAGAGCTTTGTTCCGCTCCACAGAGCCAAGGATGGGTTTTGGGCCAACACCGTCACCCTCCCCATGGAGAGCCAGGTGGAGTGGAAGTTTGTCCTGGTGGAGGACGGAAAGATCTGTCGGTGGGAGGAGTGCGGTAACCGCTATCTTGTTTTTTCTGGCCAGGATGAAGAGCTTTATCTTAATAAGTGCTGGGGATGTATTTGA